One genomic region from Saprospiraceae bacterium encodes:
- a CDS encoding response regulator transcription factor produces MSNISILIIEDEAIIAEDISDMLKALGYDVSGIIHDSGKAIDYLGFHTPDLVLCDIMIRGDKDGIEVAELIRSKKKMPFIYLTSLTDRPTLERAKKTLPYGYIVKPFNEKDLLASIEMALYKYSQELEQMAITREKLDTLALDPVTNQEYKVIAEMLRGLNNEQIITSMFISNNTLKYHIKNIMSKFDVQNRGELMQKFISTWMKY; encoded by the coding sequence ATGAGTAATATCAGTATTCTGATCATCGAAGATGAAGCAATCATTGCAGAAGACATTAGCGACATGTTAAAGGCATTGGGATATGATGTCAGTGGCATAATCCATGACAGCGGCAAGGCTATAGACTACCTGGGCTTCCATACTCCTGACCTGGTATTATGTGATATTATGATCCGGGGAGATAAGGATGGGATCGAAGTCGCGGAGCTCATCAGGTCGAAGAAAAAAATGCCTTTTATCTACCTGACTTCCCTGACCGATCGACCGACCCTCGAAAGAGCAAAAAAAACACTCCCCTACGGCTATATTGTAAAACCATTCAATGAAAAAGACTTACTCGCCAGTATCGAAATGGCACTGTACAAATACAGCCAGGAGCTGGAGCAAATGGCAATCACGAGAGAGAAGTTAGATACGCTTGCTCTGGATCCAGTCACTAACCAGGAATACAAAGTGATTGCTGAAATGCTTAGAGGGCTAAACAATGAACAAATTATTACATCTATGTTTATCTCCAACAACACTTTGAAATACCATATCAAAAACATCATGTCCAAATTCGATGTTCAAAACCGGGGAGAACTGATGCAAAAATTTATATCAACATGGATGAAATACTAA
- a CDS encoding DUF1648 domain-containing protein, translating into MDNRPRVELELSRMDKVLHTGSRIALILTWMTFFFIYTDLPEISPTHFNLHGEADGFGHKKIFFILPIICSLTFGLLWYLEDKPYLYNYPVKITPENAKKQYVMASRLMRYINVILPLMFTFILVAVYDSVHGNKLGLSKGLLPFVFVLVIIPSFYLVYKALKN; encoded by the coding sequence ATGGACAACAGGCCAAGGGTAGAATTAGAATTGAGCCGTATGGATAAAGTACTTCATACCGGCTCCCGGATCGCATTGATCTTGACATGGATGACCTTTTTCTTTATTTATACCGACCTCCCTGAGATCAGTCCTACTCATTTTAATTTGCATGGAGAAGCGGATGGTTTTGGCCATAAAAAAATATTCTTCATACTACCAATCATCTGCAGCCTCACTTTTGGGCTTTTGTGGTATTTGGAAGACAAACCCTATTTATACAATTATCCTGTAAAAATCACCCCGGAAAATGCAAAAAAACAATACGTAATGGCATCAAGATTAATGAGATATATAAATGTTATCTTGCCCTTGATGTTTACATTTATCCTTGTTGCCGTGTACGATTCAGTACATGGCAATAAGTTAGGTCTGAGTAAAGGGTTGCTGCCATTTGTCTTCGTATTGGTCATAATACCTTCCTTTTATTTGGTTTATAAAGCGTTAAAAAATTAA
- a CDS encoding glycoside hydrolase family 3 C-terminal domain-containing protein, translated as MKMNNVCLAMLVLILVGISACKTANSKFKFGFQDTGMPIDQRVDDLVSRLTLDQKIEQLMNQAPGIDSLGIPQYNWWSEGLHGIARAGLATVFPQAIGMAATWDDALIYEVANVISDETRAKHEEFVRRGKRFLYQGLTLWSPNINIFRDPRWGRGQETYGEDPFLTGTLGIQFIRGLQGDDPYFFKTIATVKHFAVHSGPEPERHEFDAKASLKDMNETYLPQFEMGIKEGKAYSLMCAYNSLNGVPCCGNSTLLGNILRQDWDFKGYVVSDCDAIDDITLHHKFTSTPEEGVALAIKAGTDLECGRFFKNLKSAVEQNLISEKELDIALKRLFTARMKLGMFDDSTTNKWARLPYTIVDQPKHRALALDVARKSMVLLKNEANFLPLKKDLKNIAVIGPNADQWLMLLGNYNGVPADAITPLRGIREKLPQARVNFAQGCELSDGIPMFYTIPVDVLFHNDERGLSVEYFNNKDFNGPALYKGVDTVLDVNWKDRAPREDMDDDDFSVRWTGQIRPALTGIYQLGVITTCNTQLYLDDSMVARTVYHFRNEYGDPRLRKSIPIKLEKGKTYHIRIDASETFADAQVQLVWAAPKPDLVAKALAIAKEAEVVILCMGITPRMEGEEMDVAADGFKGGDRTKLALPQVQQDLIRSIQALGKPTVLVLLNGSALAVNWENEHLPAILEAWYPGQAAGTAIADVLFGDYNPGGRLPVTFYKSENDLPPFTQYAMTSQTYRYFKGDALYPFGYGLSYTTFKYDSLILDEVVEKNLPAVVKVRVSNTGARAGDEVVQLYIKNLNDIPNQPIHSLKAYKRIHLDPGESQMVNLNLRADAFAYIDDQGEKKFDGEKFKVFVGGGQPGFDNTSQVVSKVVSLKSRD; from the coding sequence ATGAAAATGAATAATGTTTGCCTGGCTATGTTGGTTTTGATATTAGTGGGCATCAGTGCTTGTAAAACGGCTAATTCAAAGTTTAAGTTTGGATTTCAGGATACAGGGATGCCCATTGATCAGCGAGTAGATGATCTGGTTTCCAGGCTCACCCTGGATCAAAAAATCGAACAACTGATGAACCAGGCACCAGGTATAGATAGCCTGGGTATCCCGCAGTACAATTGGTGGTCGGAAGGATTGCATGGCATAGCGCGGGCAGGACTGGCGACGGTGTTTCCACAGGCGATCGGCATGGCAGCGACCTGGGATGATGCATTGATTTACGAAGTGGCTAATGTCATCTCCGATGAGACCAGGGCCAAACATGAGGAATTTGTAAGACGGGGCAAAAGATTTCTCTACCAGGGATTGACTTTGTGGTCGCCCAATATCAATATATTTCGTGATCCGCGATGGGGTCGTGGGCAGGAGACTTATGGGGAGGACCCATTTTTGACGGGTACTTTGGGTATACAATTTATCAGAGGACTGCAAGGGGACGATCCATATTTTTTTAAGACCATTGCTACAGTCAAACACTTTGCGGTGCATAGCGGTCCGGAACCGGAGCGTCATGAATTTGATGCTAAGGCCAGCCTCAAGGATATGAATGAAACTTATCTCCCCCAATTTGAGATGGGCATTAAAGAGGGAAAGGCTTATTCGTTGATGTGTGCCTACAATAGTTTGAATGGAGTGCCTTGTTGTGGCAATTCAACTTTGTTGGGTAATATCCTGAGGCAAGACTGGGATTTTAAAGGATACGTAGTATCAGATTGTGATGCGATAGATGACATTACACTGCATCATAAATTTACTTCTACACCGGAAGAAGGCGTCGCCCTGGCCATCAAAGCAGGTACCGATCTTGAATGTGGCAGGTTTTTTAAAAATCTAAAATCAGCAGTGGAGCAAAATCTGATTTCGGAGAAAGAATTGGATATCGCTTTAAAAAGATTGTTTACAGCACGGATGAAACTTGGTATGTTTGATGACAGCACGACCAATAAATGGGCCAGGCTGCCTTATACTATAGTAGATCAACCCAAACATCGCGCACTCGCTTTGGATGTGGCGAGAAAATCCATGGTGTTGCTTAAAAATGAAGCCAATTTTTTACCGCTCAAAAAGGATTTAAAAAATATCGCCGTCATAGGGCCCAATGCAGACCAATGGCTCATGTTGCTGGGCAATTACAATGGTGTACCTGCAGACGCCATCACCCCTTTGCGTGGCATCAGAGAAAAACTCCCACAGGCCCGGGTTAATTTTGCACAAGGGTGTGAATTGTCCGATGGTATCCCGATGTTTTATACCATCCCCGTCGATGTTTTATTTCATAACGACGAGCGAGGCTTGTCAGTAGAATATTTTAATAATAAAGACTTTAATGGGCCTGCATTGTATAAAGGTGTCGATACGGTGTTGGATGTCAATTGGAAAGACAGGGCTCCCAGAGAAGATATGGATGATGATGATTTTTCAGTCCGCTGGACAGGTCAGATCAGGCCTGCACTCACAGGGATTTACCAGCTCGGTGTCATCACCACCTGCAATACGCAATTATATCTCGATGATAGTATGGTAGCCAGGACAGTTTACCATTTTAGAAACGAATACGGAGATCCGAGACTTAGAAAATCAATTCCGATAAAGTTAGAAAAGGGTAAAACTTACCATATCAGAATTGATGCCAGCGAAACTTTTGCGGACGCCCAGGTGCAGTTGGTATGGGCTGCCCCAAAACCTGACCTGGTCGCCAAAGCTCTGGCAATTGCAAAGGAAGCGGAAGTAGTGATCCTGTGCATGGGGATCACACCGAGGATGGAAGGAGAGGAGATGGATGTGGCGGCAGATGGATTTAAAGGTGGTGATAGAACCAAACTAGCCTTGCCACAAGTGCAACAGGATTTGATCAGGTCTATACAGGCTTTGGGCAAACCCACGGTCCTGGTACTGCTCAATGGTAGTGCATTGGCCGTCAATTGGGAAAATGAGCATCTCCCGGCGATCCTGGAGGCATGGTATCCGGGTCAGGCTGCGGGCACAGCCATCGCTGATGTGCTGTTTGGAGATTATAACCCAGGGGGAAGATTGCCGGTTACTTTTTACAAGAGTGAAAATGACCTGCCACCTTTTACCCAATATGCTATGACCAGCCAAACCTATCGATACTTCAAAGGAGATGCTTTATATCCTTTCGGCTACGGACTGAGCTATACTACTTTTAAATACGATTCATTGATATTGGATGAGGTTGTAGAAAAAAATCTTCCTGCTGTCGTGAAAGTGCGGGTGAGCAATACAGGCGCACGTGCAGGCGACGAAGTGGTACAGCTCTATATCAAAAACTTAAATGATATTCCCAACCAGCCGATCCATTCTCTCAAAGCGTATAAGAGAATTCACCTGGACCCCGGCGAAAGTCAAATGGTTAACCTGAATCTCAGGGCAGATGCGTTCGCTTATATTGACGATCAGGGAGAAAAAAAATTCGATGGCGAAAAATTTAAAGTTTTTGTGGGAGGTGGACAGCCTGGATTTGATAATACTTCCCAGGTAGTCAGTAAAGTTGTTAGCTTGAAATCTAGAGATTAG
- the typA gene encoding translational GTPase TypA: MDIRNIAIIAHVDHGKTTLVDKILHATKVFRDNQETGDLIMDSNELERERGITIFSKNASVVYKGTKINVIDTPGHADFGGEVERVLKMADGVLLLVDAFEGTMPQTRFVLQKALELNLRPMVVINKVDKPNCRPAEVQEQIFELFYNLNATEEQLDFPTFYGSGKHGWFNDSMTPSDDITPLLDGILKYVPEPKIEEGNLQMQLTSIDYSSYHGRIGIGKVSRGKIKENQTISLVQAEKTIRTRIKELFIFEGMGKKKVNEVMAGDICAVVGLESFNIGDTIADIDSPEGLPTITVDEPTMNMSFGINNSPFYGRDGKYVTSRHIKERLAKEIEKNLALRVEETNSADTLMVFGRGILHLGVLVETMRREGYELTVGQPKVITKVIDGQKCEPFELLVVDVLSEYSGKVIDLVTSRKGEMHVMETRNDIQHLEFEIPSRGLIGLRSRILVQTAGEAIMSHRFTEYKPWKGPIPGRNNGVLIAKSQGSATGYSIDKLQDRGSFFIEPGDEVYPGQIIGETTKPGDLVVNACEPKKLSNVRASGSDDAARIFPKIDLTLEECMEYIESDECIEVTPKNVRLRKVVLGEEDRKKSEKSKALEVA; encoded by the coding sequence ATGGATATTCGGAATATTGCGATCATCGCCCACGTAGATCATGGGAAAACTACCCTGGTAGACAAAATCCTCCATGCTACAAAAGTATTTCGTGACAATCAGGAGACGGGTGATCTGATCATGGACTCCAATGAATTGGAAAGAGAACGTGGGATCACGATATTTTCAAAAAATGCATCCGTCGTATACAAAGGCACCAAGATCAATGTCATCGACACCCCTGGTCACGCCGATTTCGGTGGTGAAGTAGAGCGGGTACTCAAAATGGCTGATGGAGTACTGCTATTAGTAGATGCTTTTGAAGGAACCATGCCTCAGACCCGATTTGTGCTCCAAAAAGCACTCGAGCTTAACCTCAGACCGATGGTGGTCATCAATAAAGTAGACAAACCAAATTGTCGGCCTGCAGAAGTACAAGAACAGATATTCGAACTATTCTATAATCTAAATGCAACCGAAGAGCAGTTGGATTTTCCTACTTTTTATGGATCAGGCAAACACGGATGGTTCAATGACTCCATGACTCCCAGTGATGACATCACCCCATTATTAGATGGCATCCTTAAATATGTACCAGAACCCAAAATAGAAGAAGGCAACCTTCAGATGCAGCTCACCTCTATTGACTATTCCTCTTACCATGGTCGTATCGGCATCGGCAAAGTCAGCCGTGGCAAGATCAAAGAAAATCAAACCATCAGCCTTGTGCAAGCAGAAAAAACGATCAGAACCCGGATCAAAGAGCTTTTTATCTTCGAAGGGATGGGTAAGAAAAAAGTGAATGAAGTAATGGCAGGCGATATTTGCGCTGTTGTCGGACTTGAATCATTTAATATCGGTGATACCATCGCAGACATAGATTCTCCGGAAGGACTGCCTACCATCACAGTGGACGAACCAACAATGAATATGTCTTTTGGAATAAATAATTCTCCTTTCTATGGTCGGGACGGCAAATATGTAACCTCGCGCCATATCAAAGAAAGACTAGCTAAAGAAATTGAAAAAAATCTCGCCCTCAGAGTAGAAGAGACCAACAGTGCAGATACACTGATGGTATTTGGCAGAGGTATACTCCACTTAGGGGTATTGGTAGAAACCATGCGTCGTGAAGGTTATGAACTTACTGTAGGCCAACCAAAAGTCATCACCAAAGTCATTGATGGTCAAAAATGTGAGCCCTTCGAATTGCTGGTCGTCGATGTACTGTCTGAGTATAGCGGCAAGGTGATCGACCTGGTGACTTCGCGCAAAGGCGAGATGCATGTGATGGAGACCCGCAATGATATCCAGCATCTTGAGTTTGAAATACCTTCCAGAGGTTTGATCGGTCTTAGGTCACGGATCCTGGTGCAGACTGCCGGTGAAGCTATCATGTCCCACCGATTTACAGAGTATAAGCCCTGGAAAGGTCCTATCCCGGGAAGAAATAATGGTGTCCTCATAGCCAAATCTCAAGGATCCGCCACAGGTTACTCTATCGATAAATTACAGGATCGCGGTTCGTTTTTTATAGAACCCGGCGATGAAGTATATCCAGGTCAAATCATTGGTGAAACTACCAAACCCGGTGATCTCGTAGTCAATGCCTGTGAACCAAAAAAGCTCAGCAACGTTCGTGCTTCAGGTTCTGATGATGCTGCTCGTATATTCCCCAAAATAGACCTCACCTTAGAAGAGTGTATGGAATATATAGAGAGTGACGAATGTATCGAAGTGACTCCTAAAAATGTTCGATTACGCAAAGTGGTCCTTGGAGAAGAAGATCGAAAAAAATCAGAAAAATCCAAAGCGCTGGAAGTAGCTTAA
- a CDS encoding YdcF family protein yields the protein MFHLFSKILSLVISPYNWIVVSFLLSFVFKKQRVKFVLRIGALIGFLIFGNRALINQVYKSIEPAPLMQASIQVPYAYAVVLGGGLAHSNHNFPDRIFFNDHINRLTECMELVQSGRVNKVILSGGVGGLSRFRDIETDHMKTFLVENNWPDSTILVEANSRNTYENALEVKKILDSLHCTLKILLITSAVHMSRAEGCFRKQGIPLDTYPADYQQKDKLEYLEYINPDTKALGEWQALIHEWVGSLVYKWKGYL from the coding sequence ATGTTTCATTTATTTTCAAAAATCTTATCCTTGGTCATCTCTCCATATAATTGGATAGTGGTTTCATTCCTGTTGTCTTTTGTTTTCAAAAAACAGCGGGTAAAATTTGTTTTAAGAATTGGCGCTTTGATTGGTTTTCTGATATTTGGAAATCGTGCACTGATCAATCAAGTCTATAAAAGTATTGAGCCCGCCCCTTTAATGCAGGCAAGTATCCAGGTGCCGTATGCATATGCCGTCGTCCTGGGCGGTGGTTTGGCCCATTCCAACCATAATTTTCCGGATCGTATATTTTTTAATGATCATATCAACAGACTTACGGAATGTATGGAGCTAGTCCAGTCAGGTCGGGTGAATAAAGTGATCCTGAGCGGTGGCGTAGGTGGCTTGTCCCGGTTTAGGGATATAGAGACCGATCATATGAAAACTTTTTTGGTGGAAAATAATTGGCCTGATTCCACCATCCTCGTAGAGGCTAATAGTAGAAATACGTATGAGAATGCCCTGGAGGTAAAAAAGATATTGGATTCGTTGCATTGTACCTTAAAAATCTTATTGATCACTTCAGCAGTGCATATGTCCCGTGCCGAAGGATGTTTTAGAAAACAAGGTATTCCTTTGGATACTTACCCGGCTGATTATCAGCAAAAGGACAAACTGGAGTACCTGGAGTACATCAACCCCGATACCAAAGCATTGGGAGAATGGCAGGCCCTGATTCACGAATGGGTAGGCAGCCTGGTCTATAAATGGAAAGGGTATCTATAA
- the selD gene encoding selenide, water dikinase SelD — translation MESIKLTQYSHGAGCGCKISPKNLEVILQSTQSILPDPKLLVGYDSRDDAAVYDIGHGQAVISTTDFFMPIVDDAFDFGRIAATNSISDIYAMGGTPIMAISVLGWPVNKIPLEVARQVVDGGRAVCQAAGIPLAGGHSIDSPEPIFGLAVTGTIDKTRIKKNDTAQEGDVLFLTKPIGIGILSTAQKKGLLTKADEKIMVETMCTLNKVGIELAAIEGVHAMTDVTGFGLLGHLLEMARGSDLSAEIEVDQVSLLPNVSSYLEAGAFPGGTTRNLDSYAQHVSFDISSDRASRLGSSEHWRLILADPQTSGGLLIAVGAQDVSKVKSILEKEGLCSNIIGKIGPRSSKFISLN, via the coding sequence ATGGAATCCATCAAACTCACGCAGTATAGTCATGGTGCGGGCTGCGGCTGCAAAATCTCTCCCAAAAACCTTGAAGTGATACTCCAATCTACCCAGTCGATATTGCCTGATCCAAAACTATTGGTGGGATATGACTCCCGGGATGATGCGGCAGTCTATGATATCGGTCATGGCCAGGCTGTGATCAGTACTACCGATTTTTTTATGCCGATTGTAGACGATGCTTTTGATTTCGGACGCATAGCGGCTACCAATTCGATCAGTGATATCTACGCTATGGGAGGCACACCCATCATGGCGATTTCAGTATTGGGTTGGCCTGTCAATAAAATTCCCTTAGAAGTCGCCCGACAAGTGGTCGACGGAGGCAGAGCAGTATGCCAGGCTGCAGGAATCCCACTGGCAGGAGGCCATAGCATAGATAGTCCGGAACCAATATTTGGACTGGCCGTCACCGGTACCATTGACAAAACCAGGATCAAAAAAAATGATACTGCACAGGAAGGGGATGTATTATTCCTGACCAAACCCATCGGTATCGGAATCTTAAGCACTGCTCAGAAAAAGGGCTTACTCACCAAAGCCGATGAAAAAATAATGGTAGAGACAATGTGTACTTTGAACAAGGTGGGTATCGAGCTGGCAGCTATAGAAGGGGTGCATGCCATGACAGATGTCACGGGATTTGGATTATTAGGTCACTTACTTGAAATGGCGAGAGGAAGTGATCTTTCGGCAGAGATCGAAGTCGATCAGGTGTCACTTTTACCCAATGTTTCATCATATCTTGAAGCTGGTGCTTTCCCCGGAGGCACTACACGCAACCTGGATAGTTATGCACAACACGTATCCTTTGATATTTCATCTGATAGGGCGAGCCGCTTAGGGTCCAGTGAGCACTGGCGCTTGATATTGGCTGATCCTCAGACGAGCGGAGGGCTGTTGATAGCAGTAGGAGCTCAAGATGTCAGCAAAGTGAAATCTATATTGGAAAAAGAAGGATTGTGCTCTAACATTATTGGAAAAATCGGACCACGCTCTTCAAAATTTATTTCGCTGAATTAA
- a CDS encoding Gfo/Idh/MocA family oxidoreductase, translated as MNQINTALCSYGMSGTVFHAPFISIHPGFNFYGVWERSKNLAQEKYPAVKVFRTYEEMLMDPAVELVVVNTPSYTHYDYAKQALVAGKNVIVEKPFTATVEQARELVSIAKENGLKLSVFQNRRWDSDFLTVKSVLDSGVLGDILEAEFHYDRYNLVLSPKAHKETPGPAVGGLYDLGPHLIDQALVLFGMPERVFADIMMTRPGSKVDDYFEILLYYPQMRVRLKSGYQFREPIPSFALHGSNGSFLKSRADVQETRLQAGVSPTADDWGVEPVSQQGLLHATIDGTVFRGMIPTLPGNYLNYYDGVYKAFRLGDALPVSGVDGLNVITIIASSQKSNAEKRVVDL; from the coding sequence ATGAATCAAATCAATACAGCACTATGTTCTTACGGTATGAGTGGTACCGTATTTCATGCACCATTCATTTCTATCCATCCTGGCTTTAATTTTTATGGAGTATGGGAGCGATCCAAAAACCTGGCGCAGGAAAAATATCCAGCAGTCAAAGTCTTTCGTACTTATGAAGAGATGCTGATGGATCCGGCTGTAGAGTTGGTAGTGGTCAATACACCAAGCTACACCCACTACGATTATGCCAAACAAGCTCTGGTGGCAGGCAAAAATGTCATTGTCGAAAAGCCATTTACCGCTACGGTTGAGCAAGCTCGTGAGTTGGTCTCCATAGCAAAGGAAAATGGTTTGAAGCTTTCAGTTTTTCAAAATCGCCGCTGGGACAGTGATTTTCTTACTGTCAAAAGTGTATTGGATAGCGGGGTGTTGGGAGATATATTGGAAGCAGAGTTTCATTACGACCGGTACAATCTTGTATTGAGTCCTAAGGCACACAAAGAAACGCCTGGTCCTGCAGTAGGAGGTCTGTACGATCTGGGACCTCATCTTATCGATCAGGCGCTTGTTTTATTCGGGATGCCGGAGCGTGTATTTGCAGATATTATGATGACCAGGCCGGGCTCCAAAGTGGATGATTATTTTGAAATACTATTATATTATCCTCAGATGCGGGTGAGATTGAAATCAGGATATCAGTTTCGCGAACCCATACCATCTTTTGCTTTGCATGGATCTAATGGTTCGTTTTTAAAATCACGGGCGGATGTGCAGGAGACCAGATTGCAAGCTGGAGTATCACCTACAGCGGATGATTGGGGAGTGGAGCCTGTATCACAACAAGGCTTACTGCATGCTACGATCGATGGAACCGTATTCAGAGGTATGATCCCAACATTACCCGGCAACTATCTTAATTATTATGATGGTGTATACAAAGCTTTTAGGCTGGGTGATGCGCTTCCGGTCAGTGGTGTGGATGGCTTGAATGTGATCACCATTATTGCATCTTCACAAAAAAGCAATGCTGAAAAAAGAGTAGTAGATCTGTAA
- a CDS encoding class I SAM-dependent methyltransferase codes for MMHWPDYSLLDCGGQEKLERFGPYVLRRPEPQAIWSKQAEASIWHRYDASFTRSNQEKAGGWTFTKAPIQPWWIHYQKVKLQLQCTSFGHVGVFPEQIENWAKLDQLIQKLTQPKVLNLFAYTGAASLVARQAGAEVYHVDAVPSMLTWARTNMEQSDLSDIRWVAEDAFKFVSREVNRSKSYDGIILDPPAYGRGPKGEKWLLADQIDELLDKCAQLLKPAGKFILLNMYSMGFSPMIAQQLLELHFKGWHIEAKELYITAESGVVLPLGIYGLAVRNSAK; via the coding sequence ATGATGCATTGGCCGGATTATTCGCTTTTAGACTGCGGTGGGCAAGAAAAACTCGAACGCTTTGGGCCTTATGTATTGCGCCGTCCTGAACCGCAGGCGATCTGGAGCAAACAGGCTGAAGCATCCATCTGGCATCGATATGATGCATCTTTTACCCGTAGCAATCAGGAGAAAGCCGGAGGTTGGACCTTTACAAAAGCACCGATCCAACCCTGGTGGATCCACTATCAAAAGGTGAAGTTACAGCTGCAATGCACTTCCTTTGGTCACGTGGGGGTATTTCCCGAACAAATAGAAAATTGGGCTAAACTTGATCAGTTGATACAAAAACTTACCCAACCTAAAGTCCTAAACCTCTTTGCTTATACCGGTGCAGCCAGCCTGGTAGCAAGGCAGGCCGGCGCAGAGGTCTATCATGTCGATGCTGTCCCCTCTATGCTTACCTGGGCCCGAACCAATATGGAGCAAAGTGACCTGAGTGACATCCGGTGGGTAGCTGAGGATGCCTTTAAATTTGTGTCGCGGGAAGTCAATCGAAGCAAATCCTATGACGGAATCATCCTCGATCCTCCAGCCTACGGTCGGGGTCCTAAAGGTGAAAAATGGCTATTGGCAGACCAAATCGATGAGCTATTGGATAAATGCGCTCAGCTACTCAAGCCCGCCGGAAAGTTTATCCTGCTCAATATGTATTCAATGGGCTTTTCTCCTATGATTGCTCAGCAGCTTTTAGAACTGCATTTTAAAGGCTGGCATATTGAAGCAAAAGAATTGTATATCACAGCGGAGAGTGGAGTAGTTTTGCCTTTGGGCATTTATGGATTGGCGGTCAGGAATAGTGCCAAATAA
- the thiL gene encoding thiamine-phosphate kinase — translation MTEKRTDVNTLGEFGLIDHLTKDTIQYNPETVKAVGDDAAVIALTKPLCLVSTDTLVEGIHFDLGYTPLKHLGYKSVIVNLSDIYAMNGIPTQVTFSMALSNRFSVEALEELYEGIHLACKHYQVDLVGGDTTSSPKGLFISVTAIGQATEDEVVYRSGAQIGDLICITGELGAAYLGLQLLEREKQIFDSTPGIQPELNEKYSYLLSKQLKPEARKDVIETFHRLNIRPHAMIDISDGLSSEIMHICKQSGCGALIEEKLIPIVPIATELALEFNINPITAALNGGEDYELLFTISEKEFEKIKYLPGFYVIGEIRPAKENTLLQTTGGRFVPLEAQGWKHM, via the coding sequence ATGACTGAAAAAAGAACAGATGTCAACACCCTGGGTGAATTTGGATTAATAGACCACCTCACTAAAGATACAATACAATACAATCCTGAGACGGTCAAAGCAGTTGGTGATGATGCTGCTGTCATCGCACTGACCAAACCGCTCTGCCTGGTCAGTACAGACACCCTGGTGGAAGGTATTCATTTTGATCTGGGTTATACGCCCCTCAAGCACCTCGGATACAAAAGTGTCATCGTCAACCTTTCGGATATCTATGCGATGAATGGCATCCCTACGCAGGTGACCTTCAGCATGGCCTTATCCAATCGTTTTTCTGTCGAAGCGCTGGAAGAATTGTATGAAGGCATCCATCTCGCATGCAAACATTATCAGGTAGATTTGGTGGGTGGTGACACTACCTCTTCTCCCAAAGGGCTGTTTATCAGTGTGACGGCCATCGGCCAGGCGACCGAAGACGAGGTAGTATATAGATCAGGAGCACAAATTGGTGATCTCATCTGTATCACTGGCGAATTGGGAGCAGCCTATCTTGGACTCCAACTCCTTGAAAGAGAAAAGCAAATATTCGATAGTACGCCAGGCATCCAACCTGAACTCAATGAAAAATATAGTTATCTTTTGAGCAAACAGCTTAAACCTGAAGCCAGAAAAGATGTGATAGAAACTTTTCATCGGTTAAATATTCGACCCCATGCCATGATCGACATCAGTGACGGCCTCAGTTCAGAGATCATGCATATTTGTAAGCAGTCAGGCTGTGGCGCTTTGATAGAAGAAAAATTAATCCCAATAGTCCCGATCGCTACCGAGCTGGCTTTGGAGTTTAATATCAATCCTATAACTGCTGCACTCAATGGTGGAGAAGATTATGAGTTGTTATTCACCATATCTGAAAAAGAATTTGAAAAAATCAAGTACTTGCCCGGATTTTATGTGATTGGTGAGATTCGTCCTGCAAAAGAAAATACTTTACTTCAAACTACCGGGGGACGATTTGTTCCACTAGAGGCTCAGGGTTGGAAGCATATGTAA